The proteins below are encoded in one region of Belonocnema kinseyi isolate 2016_QV_RU_SX_M_011 chromosome 3, B_treatae_v1, whole genome shotgun sequence:
- the LOC117170264 gene encoding NHP2-like protein 1 homolog produces MTEEVNPKAYPLADATLTAKILNLVQQAMNYKQLRKGANEATKTLNRGLSEFIVMAADATPLEILLHLPLLCEDKNVPYVFVRSKQALGRACGVSRPVVACSVTVNEGSQLKPQIQAIQLEIERLLV; encoded by the exons ATG acTGAAGAAGTAAATCCAAAGGCCTATCCTCTGGCTGATGCGACTTTAACAGCCAAAATATTGAACCTCGTGCAGCAGGCTATGAATTACAAGCAATTGCGCAAGGGGGCGAACGAAGCTACAAAAACTTTGAATCGGGGTCTCTCAGAATTCATCGTAATGGCAGCAGACGCGACGCCTTTGGAAATTTTGCTCCATCTGCCACTTCTCTGTGAAGACAAGAATGTTCCGTACGTTTTCGTCCGGAGCAAACAGGCTCTTGGTCGTGCATGTGGAGTTTCGAGGCCAGTTGTTGCCTGTTCAGTCACAGTCAACGAGGGCTCCCAATTGAAGCCACAGATTCAAGCTATCCAGCTAGAAATCGAGCgacttttagtttaa
- the LOC117169426 gene encoding gamma-glutamyl hydrolase-like — protein sequence MSLNHDLNGLEFISSIEHTIYPFYGVQFHPEKNIYEWIKGIKIPHGKNCSKVSQFFADFFVDEARKNLHKYESENEELESLIYNYPATYTGLNKSTFVQCYMFKKNV from the exons ATGTCTTTGAATCACGATCTAAACGGTTTGGAATTTATATCTTCAATTGAGCAtacaatttatccattttatggGGTTcaatttcatccagaaaagaatATTTATGAGTGGATCAAAGGTATTAAAATTCCCCATGGAAAAAATTGCTCCAAAGTTAGTCAATTCTTCGCAGACTTCTTTGTTGATGAAG ctCGAAAAAATTTACACAAGTACGAATCGGAGAATGAAGAATTggaaagtttaatttacaactatCCTGCAACGTATACTGGTTTAAATAAATCTACCTTTGTACAATGTTACATGTTCAAAAAAAACGTTTAG